The following are encoded together in the Humulus lupulus chromosome 5, drHumLupu1.1, whole genome shotgun sequence genome:
- the LOC133778231 gene encoding uncharacterized protein LOC133778231, which produces MAALSIGLATTIPFLRTPPKLTRFRPARISCIGWDPEGILGPPKTGHLARQEFKRRLEKDSDAREAFERQVLEEKARREALRQSRVAPDSPSELIEYFLDTEAQDIEFEIARLRPRLTKEFFAHVQLELGQLRFAVPKTEAMEDRLIELEALQKALQEGTEAYDKMQTDIVKAKENLTKILTSRDVKATLLEMVEQNALNRSLLTLLDENIANAHSGNQKQAAEFMEKVRGAVLKYMTV; this is translated from the exons ATGGCCGCTCTCTCAATTGGCCTCGCCACTACTATCCCATTCCTCCGTACACCTCCCAAGCTTACTCGCTTCAGACCCGCCAGAATTTCCTGCATTGGATGG GACCCAGAGGGCATATTAGGGCCGCCGAAAACGGGCCACCTCGCTCGGCAGGAGTTCAAGAGACGGCTCGAGAAGGACTCCGATGCTCGGGAAGCTTTCGAACGCCAAGTCCTCGAAGAGAAAGCTCGCCGTGAAGCTCTCCGTCAA tcTCGTGTGGCCCCTGATTCTCCCTCTGAGCTGATTGAGTACTTTCTTGATACCGAAGCACAAGATATCGAGTTCGAGATCGCAAGATTGAGGCCAAG ATTGACTAAGGAGTTTTTTGCACATGTACAACTAGAGTTGGGTCAGCTTCGGTTTGCAGTTCCTAAAACTGAG GCTATGGAAGATAGATTGATCGAGCTGGAAGCATTGCAGAAAGCTCTGCAGGAAGGGACAG AGGCATATGATAAAATGCAAACTGACATTGTAAAAgctaaggaaaatctaacaaaaATTTTGACATCAAGGGATGTAAAAGCAACT tTACTGGAGATGGTCGAGCAGAATGCACTTAATAGATCCTTATTGACCCTTCTTGATGAGAACATAGCAAATGCACACAGCGGCAACCAG AAACAAGCAGCAGAGTTCATGGAAAAGGTTAGGGGAGCCGTTCTTAAGTATATGACAGTTTAG